From Skermanella sp. TT6, a single genomic window includes:
- a CDS encoding tetratricopeptide repeat protein: protein MSYEYPAAPASRAASSASPPFPSGALSVGLLAEAERSLLAGNLVMAAWLCEEVRRVDPDSPGALHLLGLIAEREGRLCDASRLFRQALAAEPEFGAAWLSLASLHRSSGNAKAALLCCRSALLIDPADRDGWYNLGNVLLDDGCAFAAAEAYGRALGIDRHHDPAWHNLGIALHLAGRSDAALTALGNAAAYRPDNPAPLHQIAVVRFRTGDLDGALRAVGRQARLDPAQLDSSLIRLLAIALRDAGRTGDAIPITALAVAHRPEDVDLRHCLGMLHLAVRDMPAADAIFRATLCHGPADPFALNSYGVMLSGMGRSREGVRLLRRSLLLQPGNAEIHSNLLLTLQYDGTLGLADLYRLHAEWYRRHAPSGGPAGARRVAPDAIRDPGRRLRIGYVSADFGQHPVGFFLSGVVLHHDRDSFEVHCYSARRRSDALTDRFRRMAEHWHEIGDTDGEELADRIRGDGIDILVDLSGHTANNRLRAFVHRPAPVQATWAGYVGTTGIPAIDYLISDPRQTPDGVDPHYAERIMRLPDCYVCYEPPPYAPPVGPLPALESGVVTFGCFNNLAKLDESSIALWSTLLRDRPDRRLMLQTFALDVPSVRDAVAARFAAHGVAPGQLDLRRASGHAGLLQSYNSVDIALDPLAYSGGLTTLEALWMGVPVITLPGERFCTRHSLSHLTAAGLPGLVAEDASGYLARAEGLAADLGRLADLRGRLRDRMAASPLCDAAHFTRTLEAAFRRMWRDRCLTGRID from the coding sequence ATGTCCTATGAGTATCCGGCGGCCCCCGCTTCCAGGGCCGCCTCTTCCGCGTCCCCTCCCTTCCCGTCCGGCGCCCTGAGCGTCGGGCTGCTTGCCGAAGCCGAACGGTCCCTTCTGGCCGGGAATCTCGTGATGGCGGCCTGGCTGTGCGAGGAGGTCCGGCGGGTCGATCCCGACTCCCCCGGTGCCCTGCACCTGCTCGGGCTGATCGCCGAGCGGGAAGGCCGCCTTTGCGACGCGTCCCGGCTCTTTCGCCAGGCGCTGGCGGCGGAGCCGGAATTCGGTGCCGCCTGGCTCAGCCTCGCCTCGCTGCACCGGTCGAGCGGCAATGCGAAAGCCGCGCTGCTGTGCTGCCGCAGCGCGCTCCTGATCGACCCGGCCGACCGGGACGGCTGGTACAACCTGGGCAATGTCCTGCTCGACGACGGCTGCGCTTTCGCCGCCGCCGAAGCCTATGGCCGCGCCTTGGGCATCGACCGCCATCACGACCCCGCCTGGCACAACCTGGGCATAGCCCTCCATCTGGCCGGCCGTTCCGACGCCGCCCTGACGGCCCTGGGCAATGCCGCGGCGTACCGGCCGGACAATCCGGCGCCCCTTCACCAGATCGCGGTGGTCCGGTTCCGTACCGGCGACCTGGACGGCGCCCTCCGGGCGGTGGGACGTCAGGCCCGGCTCGATCCCGCACAGCTCGACAGCAGCCTGATCCGGCTCCTGGCGATCGCCCTGCGCGACGCCGGGCGGACCGGCGATGCGATCCCGATCACCGCGCTGGCGGTGGCGCACCGGCCGGAGGACGTCGACCTCCGTCACTGCCTCGGGATGCTCCACCTGGCCGTCCGCGACATGCCGGCGGCCGACGCGATCTTCCGCGCGACCCTGTGCCACGGCCCGGCCGACCCCTTCGCGCTGAACTCGTACGGCGTGATGCTGAGCGGCATGGGCAGGTCGCGGGAGGGAGTCCGGCTGCTGCGGCGGTCCCTCCTGCTGCAGCCCGGAAACGCGGAGATCCACAGCAACCTGCTGCTGACCCTCCAGTATGACGGGACGCTGGGCCTGGCCGACCTCTACCGCCTCCACGCCGAATGGTACCGCCGCCATGCCCCCTCCGGCGGGCCGGCCGGCGCGCGCCGGGTGGCTCCCGATGCGATCCGCGATCCGGGGCGGCGGCTCCGCATCGGTTACGTGTCGGCCGATTTCGGCCAGCACCCGGTGGGCTTCTTCCTCAGCGGAGTGGTCCTGCACCATGACCGGGACTCGTTCGAGGTCCATTGCTATTCGGCGCGCCGGCGGAGCGACGCCCTGACGGACCGCTTCCGCCGCATGGCGGAGCATTGGCACGAGATCGGCGACACCGACGGCGAGGAACTGGCCGACCGGATCCGCGGCGACGGCATCGACATCCTGGTGGACCTGTCGGGGCATACCGCGAACAACCGCCTGCGCGCCTTCGTCCACCGGCCGGCGCCGGTCCAGGCGACCTGGGCCGGCTATGTCGGAACCACCGGCATCCCGGCCATCGACTATCTCATCTCCGACCCGCGCCAGACGCCGGACGGGGTCGATCCCCATTACGCCGAGCGGATCATGCGGCTGCCCGACTGCTATGTCTGCTACGAGCCGCCGCCCTATGCGCCGCCCGTCGGCCCGCTGCCGGCCCTGGAGTCGGGCGTCGTCACCTTCGGCTGCTTCAACAATCTCGCCAAGCTGGACGAGTCCAGCATCGCGCTCTGGAGCACCCTGCTGCGCGACCGTCCCGACCGGCGGCTGATGCTCCAGACCTTCGCGCTCGACGTTCCGAGCGTGCGCGACGCGGTGGCGGCCCGGTTCGCCGCCCACGGCGTGGCTCCCGGCCAGCTCGACCTGCGGCGGGCGTCCGGCCACGCGGGCCTGCTCCAGTCCTATAACTCGGTCGACATAGCGCTCGATCCCTTGGCCTATTCGGGCGGGCTGACCACGCTGGAAGCCTTGTGGATGGGCGTACCGGTGATCACGCTGCCGGGCGAGCGGTTCTGTACCCGCCACAGCCTGTCGCACCTGACCGCCGCCGGGCTCCCCGGCCTGGTGGCGGAGGACGCTTCGGGGTACCTGGCGCGGGCGGAGGGGCTGGCCGCCGACCTCGGACGGCTGGCCGACCTGCGCGGCAGGCTGCGCGACCGGATGGCGGCCTCGCCGCTCTGCGACGCCGCCCATTTCACGCGAACGCTGGAAGCGGCTTTCAGGCGGATGTGGCGGGACCGGTGCCTTACCGGAAGGATTGATTAA
- a CDS encoding sigma-54-dependent transcriptional regulator — protein MRLLIVGTLEGYITAAGRIAHERGAKVAYTDGIDKAMNALRGGQGADLVMIDVKFDIARLIDALKLERITVPVIACGIGTDAQAAVRAIRAGAQEYIPLPPDAELIAAVLEAVVQESHAIVSRDPAMGSVLRMADQIAPSDASVLITGENGTGKELMARYIHRKSRRADKVFVAVNCAAIPENLLESELFGHEKGAFTGALARRVGKFEEANGGTLLLDEISEMDIRLQAKLLRAIQEREIDRVGGSHPVKVDIRVLATSNRRLEEEARAGRFREDLYFRLNVVNLRLPPLRDRPADIVALAAHFAKKYAEQNGMPEKQPTPAALDVLKSHHWRGNVRELENTMHRAVLLSRGKDIDTDAILLTDPAPAPAPAPSPAPIHAPAEAAPAALAAARAAAGYAAYGGGRIMAPPPASPPPAASTLPGSLTGLVGRTVADVERDLIIDTLHHCLGNRTHAATILGISIRTLRNKLKQYSEEGVAVPPPGDMERASL, from the coding sequence ATGCGACTGCTGATCGTCGGCACGCTGGAAGGCTACATCACCGCGGCGGGCAGGATCGCCCACGAGCGGGGCGCCAAGGTCGCCTACACGGACGGCATCGACAAGGCCATGAACGCGTTGCGCGGCGGCCAGGGCGCCGATCTGGTGATGATAGACGTCAAGTTCGACATAGCGCGCCTGATCGACGCGCTGAAGCTGGAACGCATCACGGTTCCGGTCATCGCCTGCGGCATCGGCACGGACGCCCAGGCGGCGGTCCGGGCCATCCGGGCCGGCGCCCAGGAATACATCCCGCTGCCGCCCGACGCGGAGCTGATCGCCGCCGTGCTGGAGGCGGTGGTCCAGGAAAGCCACGCGATCGTCAGCCGCGACCCCGCCATGGGATCGGTGCTGCGCATGGCCGACCAGATCGCGCCCAGCGACGCCTCCGTCCTGATCACCGGCGAGAACGGCACCGGCAAGGAGCTGATGGCCCGCTACATCCACCGCAAGAGCCGGCGGGCCGACAAGGTCTTCGTCGCGGTCAACTGCGCCGCGATCCCCGAGAACCTGCTGGAATCGGAGCTGTTCGGCCACGAGAAGGGAGCCTTCACCGGGGCGCTCGCGCGCCGCGTCGGCAAGTTCGAGGAGGCCAACGGCGGCACCCTGCTGCTGGACGAGATCAGCGAGATGGACATCCGGCTGCAGGCCAAGCTGCTGCGCGCGATCCAGGAGCGGGAGATCGACCGGGTCGGCGGCAGCCACCCCGTCAAGGTGGACATCCGGGTCCTGGCGACCTCGAACCGCCGCCTGGAGGAGGAGGCCCGCGCCGGCCGTTTCCGGGAGGACCTTTACTTCCGCCTCAATGTGGTCAACCTGCGCCTGCCGCCGCTGCGCGACCGCCCGGCGGACATCGTCGCCCTGGCGGCCCATTTCGCGAAGAAGTACGCGGAGCAGAACGGCATGCCGGAGAAGCAGCCGACCCCCGCGGCGCTCGACGTGCTGAAGTCCCACCACTGGCGCGGCAACGTGCGCGAGCTGGAGAACACCATGCACCGGGCGGTGCTGCTCTCCCGCGGGAAGGACATCGACACCGACGCGATCCTCCTGACGGACCCCGCCCCGGCGCCCGCCCCCGCTCCGTCCCCGGCTCCGATCCACGCCCCGGCGGAGGCCGCGCCGGCCGCACTGGCGGCCGCCCGCGCGGCGGCCGGCTATGCCGCCTATGGCGGCGGCCGGATCATGGCGCCGCCCCCGGCCAGTCCGCCGCCGGCCGCGTCCACGCTCCCCGGCAGCCTGACCGGCCTGGTCGGCCGGACCGTCGCCGACGTCGAGCGCGACCTGATCATCGACACGCTTCACCACTGCCTGGGCAACCGCACCCATGCTGCGACGATCCTCGGCATCTCGATCCGCACGCTGCGCAACAAGCTGAAGCAGTACAGCGAGGAAGGCGTTGCCGTCCCGCCGCCGGGCGACATGGAAAGGGCAAGCCTGTGA
- a CDS encoding FliH/SctL family protein, translating into MSSTRKFLFDTEFDVDVARRREERLAAESVAAKPPPPEPEEPPPPPEPVFKSADLLQAHEDGYADGFANGKAQAEAAANARIAATLDRLADQIEYIVQSAAESAARQREGVIEIGAAIARKLLPDFARRQGTAEIESMIAACVGDLIDEPRLVIRLADADLDALSERIDAITTRRGFAGKVVLLAEPTVAPGDCRIEWADGGAERDSARLWQDIDRAAARLLDPGLHPAGANHGPAHAPGQSAPFPAAAPSTVIDS; encoded by the coding sequence ATGTCATCGACCCGCAAGTTCCTGTTCGACACCGAGTTCGACGTGGACGTCGCGCGCCGGCGCGAGGAACGCCTCGCCGCCGAGTCCGTCGCGGCGAAGCCGCCGCCTCCGGAACCGGAGGAGCCGCCCCCGCCGCCCGAGCCGGTGTTCAAGTCGGCCGACCTGCTCCAGGCGCACGAGGACGGCTACGCCGACGGGTTCGCCAACGGCAAGGCGCAGGCCGAGGCGGCGGCGAACGCCCGGATCGCCGCCACGCTGGATCGCCTGGCCGACCAGATCGAGTACATCGTGCAGAGCGCCGCCGAGAGCGCCGCGCGCCAGCGCGAGGGCGTGATCGAGATCGGCGCCGCGATCGCCCGAAAGCTGCTGCCCGACTTCGCCCGCCGGCAGGGCACGGCGGAGATCGAATCCATGATCGCCGCCTGCGTCGGCGACCTGATCGACGAGCCCCGGCTGGTGATCCGGCTGGCCGACGCCGACCTGGACGCGCTGTCCGAACGGATCGACGCGATCACCACCCGGCGCGGCTTCGCCGGCAAGGTCGTCCTGCTGGCGGAACCGACGGTCGCTCCCGGAGACTGCCGGATCGAGTGGGCCGACGGCGGGGCGGAGCGCGACAGCGCCCGCCTGTGGCAGGACATCGACAGGGCCGCGGCCCGACTGCTCGACCCCGGCCTGCATCCGGCGGGCGCGAACCATGGCCCGGCACACGCCCCCGGCCAGTCCGCCCCTTTCCCGGCGGCAGCGCCGTCCACCGTAATCGACAGCTAG
- a CDS encoding NAD-dependent epimerase/dehydratase family protein, with product MKILVTGAAGFIAGYVVAELLKHGHQVVGIDNFSKYGPVAKAHDGHPGYRFVFGDCKDVGLMTELAADCDRIVAGAAMIGGISYFHQYAYDLLAENERITASTFDAAIAAHRAGRLGRIVVLSSSMVFESASTFPTPESEITRAPPPASSYGFQKLAVEYFARAAHQQYGLPFTIARPFNCVGIGEGKALGDAEIMSGNVRLSMSHVLPDLAQKVLKGQDPLHILGDGGQVRCYTHGSDLARGIRLCVERDEALNDDFNLSTPEPTTVLELAALVWREVHGDRPLRHASDAPFEYDVQHRVPDTAKAARVLGFAATVPIAESVREVVGWVRAELAAGRL from the coding sequence ATGAAGATCCTGGTTACCGGAGCCGCCGGCTTCATCGCGGGCTATGTCGTGGCCGAACTGCTCAAGCACGGGCATCAGGTCGTCGGCATCGACAATTTCAGCAAGTACGGCCCCGTCGCCAAGGCGCACGACGGCCATCCCGGCTACCGTTTCGTCTTCGGCGACTGCAAGGATGTCGGCCTGATGACGGAATTGGCCGCCGACTGCGACCGGATCGTCGCCGGCGCCGCGATGATCGGCGGCATCTCGTACTTCCACCAATATGCCTACGACCTGCTGGCGGAGAACGAGCGGATCACCGCGTCCACCTTCGACGCCGCCATCGCGGCGCACCGGGCGGGACGGCTGGGCCGGATCGTCGTGCTGAGCTCCAGCATGGTGTTCGAGAGCGCCTCGACCTTCCCGACGCCGGAGAGCGAGATCACCCGCGCCCCTCCCCCCGCCAGCAGCTACGGCTTCCAGAAGCTGGCGGTGGAGTATTTCGCGCGGGCGGCCCACCAGCAGTACGGGCTGCCCTTCACGATCGCGCGGCCGTTCAACTGCGTCGGCATCGGCGAGGGCAAGGCGTTGGGAGACGCCGAGATCATGAGCGGAAATGTCAGGCTCAGCATGTCCCACGTGCTTCCGGACCTCGCGCAGAAGGTGCTGAAGGGGCAGGATCCCCTGCATATCCTGGGGGACGGCGGCCAGGTGCGCTGCTACACCCACGGCAGCGACCTCGCCCGGGGCATCCGCCTGTGCGTCGAACGGGACGAGGCGCTGAACGACGACTTCAACCTGTCCACGCCGGAGCCGACCACCGTCCTGGAACTGGCCGCCCTGGTCTGGCGCGAGGTCCACGGCGACCGGCCGCTCCGCCACGCCAGCGACGCCCCCTTCGAATACGACGTGCAGCACCGCGTTCCCGACACGGCGAAGGCCGCGCGGGTGCTGGGTTTCGCCGCCACGGTGCCGATCGCCGAGAGCGTGCGCGAAGTGGTCGGTTGGGTGCGCGCGGAACTCGCCGCAGGCCGCCTGTGA
- the fliG gene encoding flagellar motor switch protein FliG — protein MMLALGEEHATKLFTHMDDEEIRELSQTMANLGTVSANIIERLFVEFAEQISSTGSLVGTYESTERLLMKVLDSEKVNQIMEDIRGPAGRTMWDKLANVNETVLANYLKNEYPQTVAVVLSKIKGEHAARVLAQLPESFAMEVVMRMLRMESVQKEVLDDVERTLRTEFMSNLARTSRRDAHEMMAEIFNNLDRNTESRFLAALEERNRDSAERIKALMFTFEDLSKLDPSGVQTLLRVVDKPKLGLALKGSSETLRDLFFTNMSERAAKIMREDMAAMGPVRLRDVDEAQMYMVQVAKDLAARGEIVMAEGKGEDELIY, from the coding sequence ATGATGCTGGCGCTGGGCGAGGAGCACGCGACCAAGCTGTTCACCCACATGGACGACGAGGAGATCCGCGAGCTGTCGCAGACCATGGCCAACCTGGGCACGGTCAGCGCCAACATCATCGAGCGGCTGTTCGTCGAGTTCGCCGAGCAGATCTCCTCCACCGGGTCGCTGGTCGGCACCTACGAGAGCACCGAACGGCTGCTCATGAAGGTGCTGGACAGCGAGAAGGTCAACCAGATCATGGAGGATATCCGTGGTCCGGCCGGCCGCACCATGTGGGACAAGCTGGCGAACGTGAACGAGACGGTGCTCGCCAACTACCTGAAGAACGAGTACCCGCAGACCGTCGCCGTGGTGCTGTCCAAGATCAAGGGCGAGCACGCGGCCCGCGTCCTGGCCCAGCTGCCGGAAAGCTTCGCCATGGAAGTGGTGATGCGCATGCTGCGCATGGAATCGGTCCAGAAGGAGGTTCTCGACGACGTCGAGCGCACGCTGCGCACCGAGTTCATGTCGAACCTGGCCCGCACCAGCCGGCGCGACGCCCACGAGATGATGGCCGAGATCTTCAACAACCTGGACCGCAACACCGAGAGCCGGTTCCTGGCGGCCCTGGAGGAGCGGAACCGCGACAGCGCCGAGCGCATCAAGGCGCTGATGTTCACCTTCGAGGACCTGTCCAAGCTCGACCCCTCCGGCGTCCAGACCCTGCTGCGCGTCGTCGACAAGCCCAAGCTGGGTCTCGCCCTCAAGGGCTCGTCGGAAACGCTGCGCGACCTGTTCTTCACCAATATGTCGGAACGCGCGGCCAAGATCATGCGCGAGGACATGGCGGCCATGGGACCGGTGCGCCTGCGCGACGTGGACGAAGCCCAGATGTACATGGTCCAGGTCGCCAAGGACCTGGCCGCGCGCGGCGAGATCGTCATGGCCGAGGGCAAGGGCGAAGACGAGCTGATCTATTAG
- a CDS encoding nucleotide sugar dehydrogenase — translation MDYQHDRTVCIIGLGYVGLTLAIIMAEAGYTVRGVELNRDFTDRIVTGKAHFHEPGLDERLGFQLAAGRFHVGNALPDDPAVSLYIITVGTPLGPDGKVRLDMVRRVTREIADRLKDGDAVVLRSTVKIGTTRDVVMPILAETGRDVDVAFCPERTLEGRALYELTHLPQIIGAASERGSVRLAQVFNAITPTVIRVRDPETAEMIKLIDNTSRDVGFAFANEVARLCGAVGISAAEVITFGKLGYARTQLPMPGPVGGPCLSKDSHILVESMTDRGVMPEIAAAARTINERLMVETARYMAGQVLRWHRSGALKVTLMGLAFKGQPETDDLRGSTAIPLLAELRRLMPEAAFCGYDPIVSAQDLSALGLTPLPDLTQAFDGSHLVVIHNNHPAFQAMPLSRLSRGMARPGMVYDFWNNFLPERLTLDAGIRYVALGTHSMGAGHAESADCSAP, via the coding sequence ATGGACTACCAGCATGACCGCACGGTCTGCATCATCGGTCTCGGCTATGTCGGGCTGACACTCGCCATCATCATGGCGGAGGCCGGCTACACGGTCCGGGGCGTCGAGCTGAACCGGGATTTCACCGACCGGATCGTCACGGGAAAGGCCCACTTCCACGAACCCGGCCTGGACGAACGGCTCGGCTTCCAGCTCGCGGCCGGGCGCTTCCATGTCGGCAACGCGCTGCCCGACGATCCCGCCGTCTCGCTCTACATCATCACGGTCGGGACGCCGCTGGGGCCGGACGGCAAGGTCCGGCTCGACATGGTCAGGCGGGTCACGCGGGAGATCGCGGACCGGCTGAAGGACGGCGATGCCGTCGTCCTGCGCTCCACCGTCAAGATCGGCACCACCCGCGACGTCGTGATGCCGATCCTGGCCGAGACCGGGCGCGACGTCGATGTCGCGTTCTGTCCGGAACGGACCCTGGAAGGCCGCGCGCTCTACGAGCTGACCCATCTGCCGCAGATCATCGGCGCCGCCTCGGAGCGCGGCTCGGTCCGACTCGCCCAGGTCTTCAACGCGATCACGCCGACGGTGATCCGGGTTCGCGATCCGGAAACCGCCGAGATGATCAAGCTCATCGACAATACCAGCCGGGACGTCGGCTTCGCCTTCGCCAACGAGGTGGCGCGGCTGTGCGGCGCGGTCGGCATCTCGGCCGCCGAGGTGATCACCTTCGGCAAGCTGGGCTATGCCCGGACCCAGCTGCCGATGCCCGGCCCGGTCGGCGGCCCGTGCCTGAGCAAGGACTCGCACATCCTGGTGGAGAGCATGACCGATCGCGGGGTCATGCCCGAGATCGCCGCGGCCGCGCGCACGATCAACGAACGGCTGATGGTCGAGACCGCCCGGTACATGGCCGGCCAGGTGCTCCGGTGGCACCGGTCCGGCGCCCTCAAGGTCACCTTGATGGGCCTCGCCTTCAAGGGCCAGCCGGAGACCGACGACCTGCGCGGCAGCACGGCGATTCCCCTGCTCGCCGAACTCCGCCGGCTGATGCCGGAAGCGGCTTTCTGCGGCTATGATCCGATCGTTTCGGCCCAGGATCTGAGCGCGCTGGGATTGACCCCCCTGCCGGACCTGACGCAGGCGTTCGACGGGAGCCACCTGGTCGTCATCCACAACAACCACCCGGCGTTCCAGGCCATGCCGCTGTCACGGCTCTCGCGTGGGATGGCCCGGCCCGGCATGGTCTACGACTTCTGGAACAACTTCCTGCCGGAGCGGCTGACCCTGGATGCCGGTATCCGCTACGTGGCGCTGGGAACCCACTCCATGGGTGCGGGGCACGCGGAGTCCGCCGACTGCTCCGCACCGTGA
- the fliF gene encoding flagellar basal-body MS-ring/collar protein FliF, whose amino-acid sequence MNTLLQTLRNLGPVRLAAMGVVALGLIGFFVYLMTRLSTPDMALLYSDLDPKDGGAIVRQLEEQKIPHQVNAEGTRIMVPSDQVGRLRMVMAQAGLPAGGSIGYEIYDKPEGFGTTSFVQGINHLRATEGELARTVATLGPIQQARVHLVLPKREMFSRSQQAATASVFLKLRPGQQLKREQIVAIQHLIAAAVPQLEPNQISIVDDRGNLLARGMGAGSEQLLQASADEKKLAYEQRTTRVIEDLLSRSLGFGKVRAEVTADLDFDRITTSSEIFDPESQVIRSTQTVEDNNESTDRDALDPVTVANNLPTANSNSSESAATSRTKGARTEETINYEISKTVKSHVRESGQVRRLSVAVLVDGLYAPGADGTPVYSPRSREEMAQIETLVRSAIGFDAVRGDTVEVINMRFATPDAEFADAGATFLGMAKEDLFRIAEMIVLAIVAILVILLVIRPLMAKAFERSDDSAAEEEAERLLTDQTAAQAQLMGPGALAQDLALEDAQAGEELEQMIDINRVEGRVRASSLRKVGEIVDKHPEEAVSIIRSWLYQET is encoded by the coding sequence TTGAACACGCTTCTCCAGACCCTGCGCAATCTCGGCCCGGTACGGCTGGCCGCCATGGGCGTGGTGGCGCTGGGCCTGATCGGCTTCTTCGTCTACCTGATGACCCGCCTGTCCACCCCGGACATGGCCCTGCTCTACAGCGATCTCGACCCCAAGGACGGCGGCGCCATCGTGCGCCAGCTGGAAGAGCAGAAGATCCCCCACCAGGTCAACGCGGAAGGCACCCGGATCATGGTGCCGTCCGATCAGGTCGGACGTCTTCGGATGGTCATGGCGCAGGCCGGGCTGCCGGCCGGCGGCTCGATCGGGTACGAGATCTACGACAAGCCCGAAGGGTTCGGCACCACCAGCTTCGTCCAGGGCATCAACCACCTGCGCGCGACCGAGGGCGAGCTGGCGCGCACCGTCGCCACGCTGGGGCCGATCCAGCAGGCGCGGGTCCATCTGGTTCTGCCCAAGCGCGAGATGTTCAGCCGCAGCCAGCAGGCCGCCACCGCCAGCGTGTTCCTCAAGCTGCGCCCGGGGCAGCAGCTCAAGCGCGAGCAGATCGTCGCGATCCAGCACCTGATCGCGGCCGCCGTGCCCCAGCTCGAACCGAACCAGATCTCGATCGTCGACGACCGCGGCAACCTGCTGGCCCGCGGCATGGGGGCCGGCAGCGAGCAGCTCCTGCAGGCCAGCGCGGACGAGAAGAAGCTGGCCTACGAGCAGCGCACCACCCGGGTGATCGAGGACCTGCTGTCACGCTCCCTGGGCTTCGGCAAGGTCCGCGCCGAGGTGACCGCCGACCTGGACTTCGACCGCATCACCACCAGCTCGGAGATCTTCGATCCCGAGAGCCAGGTCATCCGGTCGACCCAGACGGTCGAGGACAACAATGAATCGACCGACCGGGACGCGCTCGACCCCGTGACCGTCGCGAACAACCTGCCGACCGCCAACTCCAACTCCTCGGAGTCCGCCGCGACCAGCCGCACCAAGGGCGCCCGGACCGAGGAGACGATCAATTACGAGATCAGCAAGACGGTCAAGAGCCACGTCCGCGAATCCGGCCAGGTCCGCCGCCTGTCGGTCGCCGTGCTGGTGGACGGCCTCTATGCGCCGGGCGCGGACGGCACGCCGGTCTACAGCCCCCGCTCCCGGGAGGAGATGGCCCAGATCGAGACGCTGGTGCGCTCCGCCATCGGGTTCGACGCCGTCCGGGGCGACACGGTCGAGGTGATCAACATGCGCTTCGCCACGCCGGACGCGGAGTTCGCCGACGCGGGCGCCACCTTCCTGGGCATGGCGAAGGAGGACCTGTTCCGCATCGCCGAGATGATCGTGCTCGCGATCGTCGCGATCCTGGTGATCCTGCTGGTCATCCGGCCGCTGATGGCCAAGGCCTTCGAGCGGAGCGACGACAGCGCCGCGGAGGAGGAGGCCGAGCGCCTGCTGACCGACCAGACCGCCGCCCAGGCGCAGCTCATGGGACCGGGGGCGCTGGCCCAGGACCTGGCGCTGGAAGACGCCCAGGCCGGCGAGGAGCTGGAGCAGATGATCGACATCAACCGCGTCGAGGGTCGCGTGCGCGCCTCGTCGCTCCGCAAGGTCGGCGAGATCGTGGACAAGCATCCGGAAGAGGCCGTCTCGATCATCCGGAGCTGGCTGTACCAGGAAACCTGA
- a CDS encoding flagellar biosynthesis repressor FlbT, whose product MTETIELIALPLQPGGTVIVKGVPIHMQDDGTVMVPKDTPTLTREQLILDEKDADTATKRIYYALQLMTLDGASAGIYHDKLISLLDDRAEATELQPVLRSLAIISELSRKGEYLAALEVCRHLIQFDDALVREFPAG is encoded by the coding sequence ATGACCGAAACGATCGAACTGATTGCTCTCCCGCTCCAGCCCGGCGGCACCGTCATCGTCAAGGGCGTTCCGATCCACATGCAGGACGACGGCACGGTCATGGTCCCCAAGGATACCCCGACCCTGACCCGCGAACAGTTGATCCTGGACGAGAAGGACGCGGACACGGCGACCAAGCGCATCTATTACGCGCTTCAGCTGATGACCCTCGACGGCGCCTCCGCCGGCATCTACCACGATAAGCTGATCTCGCTGCTCGACGATCGGGCGGAGGCGACCGAGCTTCAGCCGGTGCTGCGCAGCCTGGCGATCATCTCGGAGCTGAGCCGCAAGGGCGAGTACCTCGCCGCGCTGGAGGTCTGCCGCCACCTGATCCAGTTCGACGATGCCCTGGTCCGCGAGTTTCCGGCCGGCTGA
- the fliN gene encoding flagellar motor switch protein FliN, translating to MASKDSFSLDELDGGSRDVAEFDSHAAKDLEAIYDIPVQISAVLGKATMQVSQLLKLGRGAVVELDRKVGEAIDIYVNNRLVARGEVVVVEDRLGVTMTEIIKSDRS from the coding sequence ATGGCCAGCAAGGACAGCTTTTCGCTCGACGAACTCGACGGCGGCTCCCGCGACGTCGCCGAATTCGACAGCCATGCGGCCAAGGACCTGGAGGCGATCTACGACATCCCGGTCCAGATCTCCGCGGTGCTGGGGAAGGCGACCATGCAGGTCAGCCAGCTCCTCAAGCTCGGCCGCGGCGCCGTCGTGGAGCTCGACCGGAAGGTCGGCGAGGCGATCGACATCTATGTCAACAACCGCCTGGTGGCGCGCGGCGAGGTGGTGGTCGTGGAAGACCGGCTGGGCGTCACCATGACCGAAATCATCAAGTCCGACCGGTCTTGA